From a single Marinobacter sp. THAF197a genomic region:
- a CDS encoding amidase, with protein MQSEHQGPFHCFRDDAMGEDDATALAARIRAGEVSALDVTKAAIERAEMAQPVINGLVATDYDRSLSLARSLAKPEAPFAGVPTFIKDNTDVQGLPTRHGSAAVPSNTASKTSPFAEQMLAQGYLCLGKSTLPEFGFNATTEPAHGAATRNPWNLQYSSGASSGGAAALVAAGVVPVAHANDGGGSIRIPAACCGLIGLKPTRGRVVDNEAAKTLPINIVSDGVVTRSVRDSAGFIAAADEYLRNPALPRVGHVQGPSGKQLRIGVVLDSVTGHKTDPKTRKTVEATARYLEKLGHIIEPMNAPIPASFPDDFALYWGLLAFGVKLQGRKLMHPQFDKRQVDGLTNGLEKMFRKKLWKLPAALWRLKRSQQDYARHMSQYDAVLTPVLGQTTPPLGHLSPTVPFDQLFDRLTRYVCFTPLANTTGAPAISVPMALTDAGLPVSVQFMARHGDERTLLELAYALEADHPLPLISRLGDNRYAGDVALMA; from the coding sequence ATGCAGTCCGAGCACCAAGGTCCGTTCCATTGTTTTCGTGATGATGCCATGGGCGAAGATGACGCAACCGCACTGGCGGCGCGCATTCGTGCAGGTGAAGTGTCAGCGCTGGACGTCACGAAAGCCGCCATTGAACGGGCCGAAATGGCACAGCCAGTGATTAACGGACTGGTTGCCACGGATTACGACCGAAGCCTCTCGCTTGCTCGCAGCCTCGCAAAGCCTGAGGCCCCGTTTGCCGGTGTACCCACGTTCATCAAAGACAACACCGACGTTCAGGGCCTGCCAACACGCCATGGCTCGGCGGCCGTGCCCAGCAATACCGCCAGCAAGACCAGCCCGTTCGCTGAGCAGATGCTGGCACAGGGCTACCTGTGTCTGGGCAAGAGTACGCTGCCGGAATTCGGCTTCAATGCCACCACCGAGCCGGCCCATGGCGCCGCCACCCGTAACCCCTGGAATCTGCAATATTCCTCCGGCGCCTCCTCAGGCGGCGCTGCGGCTCTGGTGGCCGCCGGCGTTGTGCCTGTGGCCCATGCCAACGATGGTGGCGGGTCGATCCGAATCCCGGCAGCCTGCTGTGGGCTGATAGGGCTAAAACCCACCCGGGGCCGTGTGGTGGATAACGAGGCCGCCAAAACCCTGCCCATCAATATTGTCAGTGACGGAGTAGTCACCCGCTCTGTACGGGATTCCGCAGGCTTCATTGCAGCCGCAGACGAGTATTTACGCAACCCGGCCCTTCCCCGGGTGGGCCATGTGCAGGGTCCGTCTGGAAAGCAGCTGAGGATCGGAGTGGTTCTGGACTCGGTGACCGGCCACAAGACAGACCCGAAAACCCGCAAAACCGTGGAGGCCACCGCACGCTATCTCGAGAAACTCGGGCATATCATCGAGCCGATGAATGCTCCCATTCCAGCGTCTTTTCCGGACGACTTTGCACTGTACTGGGGATTGCTGGCCTTCGGCGTTAAACTGCAGGGGCGCAAGTTGATGCACCCTCAGTTCGATAAGCGGCAAGTTGACGGGCTGACCAACGGGCTGGAGAAAATGTTCCGGAAGAAACTCTGGAAATTGCCTGCGGCGCTCTGGCGACTCAAGCGCTCGCAGCAGGACTATGCGCGGCATATGTCCCAATACGATGCCGTGCTGACCCCGGTACTCGGCCAGACGACACCGCCGCTGGGGCACCTGAGCCCGACAGTACCGTTTGACCAGCTGTTTGATAGGCTGACCCGGTACGTCTGTTTCACTCCGTTAGCCAACACCACCGGGGCACCGGCCATCTCCGTACCCATGGCACTCACAGACGCGGGCCTGCCCGTTTCCGTTCAGTTCATGGCTCGACACGGTGATGAGCGCACCCTGCTGGAACTGGCTTACGCGCTTGAAGCGGACCATCCGCTGCCCCTCATCTCACGCCTGGGCGATAATCGCTACGCGGGTGATGTGGCACTGATGGCCTGA
- a CDS encoding methyl-accepting chemotaxis protein, producing MNWYSRSILGRVLAIILATNLTVAAVAMVYLNFSLKVKDDFNELVSSNMVRALEAQDVLSDFKTQVQEWKNVLIRGADSDQLEKYWQRFQKEEASIQAQLDSLIPAVEAASAKSLLTDFKRAHQEMGRAYRRGFEAFTRSGFDPNAGDIAVQGIDREPARLIQEAVENIREDGLAVASILNKTVTERSWIVSALLIAAIVAGTIVLIFMLVTSVVRPVQKLTSQIARLGDGDLSDPVTMQRSDELGKLAGAARNLHGFLSDTGTQLSQNAAQLNTTGELIRANADNVASQSDLAHQRIEQIATAMNEMSATAEDVASHAASVASEVSQTSEETGTADAQINKAVESMQRLTNQIRSSAETVNQLANDGKKVSDVMRVIREIADQTNLLALNAAIEAARAGEAGRGFAVVADEVRNLAAKTQDATVEIDQIIAAISGASRDATEYMHASEVVAQESNEAVEAVRSTLAEINRRMASISDATTQVATAAEQQTSVCEDINRNVTDVSETSEAMHRAAEDNLRTVPELEAMASKARELADRIRH from the coding sequence ATGAATTGGTATTCAAGAAGCATCCTGGGCCGTGTCCTGGCCATCATACTGGCGACGAACCTGACGGTCGCTGCCGTTGCGATGGTGTACCTGAACTTCTCCCTGAAAGTCAAAGATGATTTCAATGAACTGGTAAGCAGCAATATGGTCAGGGCTCTCGAGGCCCAAGACGTTCTCTCAGATTTCAAAACCCAGGTCCAGGAGTGGAAGAACGTGCTGATCCGTGGGGCAGATTCAGATCAGCTCGAAAAATACTGGCAACGGTTCCAGAAGGAAGAAGCTTCAATCCAGGCGCAGCTTGATTCTCTGATACCGGCAGTAGAAGCAGCTAGCGCAAAATCCTTGCTGACCGACTTTAAACGGGCTCATCAGGAGATGGGCCGGGCTTACAGACGGGGCTTCGAGGCCTTTACCCGCTCAGGCTTCGATCCCAATGCTGGTGATATCGCCGTACAGGGCATTGATCGGGAGCCTGCCAGATTAATTCAGGAAGCTGTTGAAAATATCAGAGAAGATGGGTTAGCCGTGGCCTCTATCCTCAATAAAACGGTAACCGAACGCAGCTGGATCGTGTCAGCACTATTGATAGCTGCCATTGTGGCTGGAACGATCGTGCTGATCTTCATGCTCGTTACCAGTGTTGTAAGACCGGTTCAGAAGCTTACCTCCCAGATAGCACGTCTCGGCGACGGGGATCTGTCTGACCCGGTAACGATGCAACGGTCTGACGAACTGGGCAAACTTGCGGGCGCCGCCCGAAATCTGCATGGATTCCTCAGCGATACAGGCACCCAGCTCAGCCAGAATGCCGCTCAGCTCAATACGACCGGGGAGTTGATCCGCGCCAATGCCGATAACGTCGCCAGCCAGTCCGATCTTGCCCATCAGCGGATCGAGCAGATTGCCACTGCCATGAACGAAATGTCTGCCACAGCCGAAGATGTTGCCAGCCATGCCGCATCGGTTGCATCGGAAGTGAGCCAAACCTCGGAAGAGACTGGCACCGCAGATGCCCAAATCAACAAAGCAGTCGAAAGCATGCAAAGGCTGACCAACCAGATTCGCAGCTCGGCAGAGACCGTCAATCAGCTTGCCAACGATGGCAAGAAGGTGAGTGATGTGATGCGGGTCATTCGGGAGATTGCCGACCAGACCAACCTTTTGGCGCTGAACGCTGCGATAGAAGCAGCCCGGGCTGGCGAGGCAGGCAGAGGCTTTGCCGTGGTGGCCGACGAGGTCCGCAACCTAGCCGCCAAAACCCAGGATGCTACCGTCGAAATTGATCAGATCATTGCAGCCATCAGCGGCGCCTCCCGTGATGCCACCGAGTACATGCACGCATCAGAAGTAGTAGCGCAGGAGAGCAACGAAGCCGTCGAAGCGGTTCGCAGTACCCTCGCAGAAATCAACCGCCGGATGGCCAGTATCAGTGATGCCACGACCCAGGTCGCAACAGCAGCAGAACAACAGACCAGTGTGTGTGAAGACATCAATCGCAATGTAACCGACGTGTCAGAGACCTCCGAGGCTATGCATCGGGCCGCAGAGGACAATCTTCGCACCGTGCCGGAACTTGAGGCCATGGCGAGCAAGGCCCGGGAACTGGCTGATCGTATCAGGCACTAG
- a CDS encoding methyltransferase family protein: protein MDLIEPAVRTFLGIFFLMIGLQFSARTLGLYARMGVSHIHYGARGKATWWHRHIFNVFRAAILLVCLARIFVDLDDWLGVFAWLYHWPVLLAGAVLLLASFTAVNYLQAYMHEDWRSGIAPSADKARLLTQGPYSRSRNPLFLAVMTGQLGFFLALPSAFSLVCLVAGVLVITRQAKEEEKALAQRFGQDYEVYRARVPRWF, encoded by the coding sequence ATGGATCTGATTGAACCCGCTGTCCGAACGTTTCTCGGCATCTTTTTTCTGATGATTGGCCTGCAGTTCTCCGCCAGAACACTGGGCTTATACGCCCGTATGGGGGTCAGCCACATTCATTATGGTGCCCGGGGCAAAGCGACCTGGTGGCATCGCCATATCTTCAATGTCTTTCGGGCAGCGATTCTTCTGGTGTGTCTGGCACGGATTTTTGTCGACCTGGATGACTGGCTCGGGGTATTTGCCTGGCTGTATCACTGGCCGGTTCTGTTGGCCGGTGCGGTGTTACTGCTGGCATCGTTTACGGCGGTGAACTACCTGCAGGCGTATATGCACGAAGACTGGCGCTCCGGTATCGCACCCTCTGCAGATAAGGCCAGGCTACTGACTCAAGGCCCTTACAGTCGTTCCCGAAATCCGTTGTTTCTGGCGGTTATGACCGGACAGTTGGGTTTTTTTCTGGCATTGCCCAGTGCGTTTTCGCTGGTTTGCCTGGTGGCGGGTGTGCTGGTGATTACCCGCCAGGCAAAAGAGGAAGAAAAAGCCCTGGCTCAGCGCTTTGGCCAGGACTATGAGGTTTACCGGGCAAGGGTGCCCCGCTGGTTCTGA
- the djlA gene encoding co-chaperone DjlA, with product MLFAMIFGGLIGYAFGRFPGFLVGAAIGAFLFQRMKSRLIGKIQSLQNNFVESVFAVMGALCKADGVVTRDEIQLAEAMFERFRLNEEQKAIARDAFNRGKQPDFDLDAELNRFLQNSGRQPAFLQMFLQVQVSAVAADGQVHPAEHEMLVRIARGLGLPESQVDQLEAMLRGAHAGHAGGSPNYSSGQQIEDAYKVLGVSASASDAEIKRAYRKLMSENHPDKLAGRGMPESMREMAEERTREISHAYDVIKDARKQAS from the coding sequence ATGCTGTTCGCAATGATTTTCGGTGGCCTGATCGGTTATGCCTTTGGCCGGTTTCCGGGATTTCTGGTGGGGGCTGCCATTGGCGCATTCCTGTTCCAGCGGATGAAGAGCCGGCTGATAGGCAAGATTCAGAGCCTGCAAAACAACTTCGTTGAATCCGTGTTTGCCGTCATGGGCGCCCTGTGCAAGGCCGACGGCGTGGTGACCCGGGACGAGATTCAACTGGCGGAGGCGATGTTTGAACGGTTTCGTTTGAACGAAGAGCAAAAAGCCATCGCCCGGGACGCATTCAACCGTGGTAAGCAACCGGATTTTGACCTGGACGCCGAGCTGAACCGCTTTCTGCAGAACTCCGGCCGCCAGCCAGCCTTTCTGCAGATGTTCCTGCAGGTTCAGGTGTCTGCGGTGGCCGCAGATGGCCAGGTACACCCGGCCGAGCACGAGATGCTGGTACGCATTGCCCGGGGCCTTGGCCTGCCAGAAAGCCAGGTAGACCAACTGGAGGCCATGCTGCGCGGCGCCCATGCCGGGCATGCCGGCGGCAGCCCGAACTACTCCTCGGGGCAGCAGATTGAGGACGCCTACAAGGTATTGGGGGTATCCGCCTCTGCCTCCGATGCCGAGATCAAACGCGCTTACCGCAAGCTGATGAGTGAGAACCACCCGGATAAACTGGCCGGGCGCGGCATGCCCGAGAGCATGCGGGAGATGGCGGAAGAGCGCACTCGTGAAATCAGCCACGCCTACGATGTGATCAAAGACGCCCGAAAACAGGCATCCTGA
- a CDS encoding sensor domain-containing diguanylate cyclase, whose protein sequence is MPRLSLLLILALSLLLPSSVLAEPATWDKHSKRLELAPHVDYWLENERTSFSEVTQLPDESWTAGGDESANFGYSDDVYWFRFRVTNVTGVEAVNFMEIGYPVLDHIEVYLPDAQEPLLLGDKRPFYDRPIHHRHFVVPLLLPANETVTVYLRVDTTSSMQVPLTLWERDAFYAADQGRSMLEGIYYGIVLVMILYNLFVFMAVGERSFLYYVGYITTMPLFLASLHGVGFQYLWPEGTWWNDQSIIVFLNLVIVFGGAFSIRFISVTRENHPLLNRWTMAMIMAAGLMAGAGLIIPYKHMILPTILIAAVGCSTMLVLSVMRWIKKDPAARYYTVAWVFMLSGGIVLALNKFTFLPRNLLTENATQVGSALGVILLSLALADRLNREKKRSFAAQQRLLREERKARLAQEKSLRVQQEANAMLEERVQERTRDLETLNEQLLELNATDPLTGLKNRGHFDKAFQSSVVHAYRFEEVVSLLVLDIDHFKKFNDTYGHLVGDDCLKMVAQCIKRHVTRPQDLAARYGGEEFVVLLPDTPGDGAERVAERIRKEIEKTAFRVSGEMLHLTVSIGVCSVSPARADATKEIFSCADEALYEAKGQGRNRVVANRHQGQAISATSPA, encoded by the coding sequence GTGCCAAGACTCTCGTTACTGCTCATTCTTGCCCTCAGTCTTCTGCTGCCATCGTCAGTGTTGGCAGAGCCGGCAACCTGGGACAAGCACTCGAAGCGACTGGAACTGGCGCCCCATGTCGATTACTGGTTGGAAAACGAGCGAACCTCCTTCTCGGAGGTCACTCAGTTACCAGATGAATCCTGGACCGCCGGTGGCGACGAAAGTGCGAACTTCGGCTATAGCGATGATGTGTACTGGTTCCGTTTCCGAGTGACCAACGTTACCGGAGTGGAAGCCGTCAATTTCATGGAAATTGGTTACCCGGTCTTGGACCATATCGAAGTCTACCTGCCTGACGCCCAGGAGCCTCTGCTGCTGGGCGACAAGCGGCCGTTCTACGACCGGCCCATCCACCACCGTCATTTTGTTGTGCCTTTGCTGTTGCCAGCCAACGAGACGGTTACTGTGTACCTTCGTGTGGACACCACCAGCTCCATGCAGGTGCCGCTGACACTCTGGGAGCGGGATGCGTTTTATGCGGCAGACCAGGGCCGCAGTATGCTGGAAGGTATCTACTACGGCATTGTTCTGGTGATGATCCTGTACAACCTGTTTGTGTTCATGGCCGTGGGCGAGCGCAGTTTTCTCTACTACGTTGGCTACATCACCACCATGCCCCTGTTTCTGGCCAGTCTGCACGGGGTTGGCTTCCAGTACCTTTGGCCGGAGGGCACCTGGTGGAACGATCAGTCCATCATTGTGTTTCTGAATCTGGTGATTGTCTTTGGTGGGGCCTTCAGTATCCGCTTTATCAGCGTTACCCGTGAGAATCACCCGTTGCTGAACCGGTGGACCATGGCGATGATCATGGCCGCGGGCCTGATGGCTGGGGCAGGTCTGATTATTCCCTACAAGCACATGATTCTGCCCACCATTCTGATCGCTGCGGTGGGCTGTTCGACCATGCTGGTGCTTAGCGTGATGCGTTGGATCAAGAAAGATCCGGCGGCTCGCTATTACACCGTTGCCTGGGTGTTCATGCTGTCTGGGGGAATTGTACTGGCCCTGAACAAGTTCACCTTCCTGCCGCGCAACCTGCTGACAGAGAATGCCACTCAGGTGGGCTCGGCACTCGGTGTAATCCTGCTCTCACTGGCCCTGGCAGATCGCCTGAACCGGGAGAAGAAGCGTTCATTTGCTGCCCAGCAGAGGCTCCTGCGTGAAGAACGCAAGGCTCGCCTGGCTCAGGAAAAGTCGCTGCGGGTGCAGCAGGAGGCCAATGCCATGCTGGAGGAGCGGGTGCAGGAACGTACCCGGGATCTGGAAACCCTGAACGAGCAGTTGCTGGAATTGAATGCCACAGACCCGCTAACGGGCCTGAAAAATCGCGGGCATTTCGACAAGGCTTTCCAGTCGTCCGTGGTACATGCTTACCGGTTTGAGGAAGTGGTGTCACTGCTGGTGCTGGATATCGACCATTTCAAGAAATTCAACGATACCTACGGCCATCTGGTCGGCGACGATTGTCTGAAAATGGTGGCCCAGTGTATCAAGCGCCACGTGACGCGCCCCCAGGATCTCGCTGCCCGCTATGGCGGGGAAGAGTTTGTGGTACTGCTGCCGGATACTCCCGGAGATGGTGCCGAGCGCGTAGCAGAGCGGATTCGGAAGGAAATCGAGAAGACCGCCTTCCGGGTTTCCGGTGAAATGCTCCACCTGACCGTCAGTATTGGCGTGTGCAGTGTGTCACCGGCCCGTGCCGACGCCACCAAGGAAATCTTTTCCTGCGCAGACGAGGCGCTCTATGAGGCCAAGGGGCAGGGGCGTAATCGTGTAGTGGCTAACCGGCATCAGGGTCAGGCCATCAGTGCCACATCACCCGCGTAG
- a CDS encoding pseudouridine synthase, with product MMTPNPLTVLYQDAQLLAVHKPAGLLVHRSPIDKHETEFALQYARALNGGEHVYPVHRLDRPTSGVLLFARDPDTARAVGQAMMAGEVEKTYLAMVRGWAPESGVIDHPLKDEPEDRRLRGTEQPVREALTHFRRLATTEIPVAIERYPSSRYSLVELYPKTGRKHQLRRHMKHINHPIIGDANHGRGRHNRYFAERFGEGRLMLAATRLSLLHPVSGEALTLVSEPEESFLRVLEVFSQARFNNWLKVFD from the coding sequence ATGATGACACCTAATCCGCTGACTGTTCTCTACCAAGACGCACAACTGCTGGCGGTTCACAAGCCGGCAGGCTTGCTGGTGCACCGAAGCCCTATCGACAAACACGAAACCGAGTTTGCCCTGCAATACGCCCGTGCGCTGAATGGCGGCGAGCATGTGTACCCGGTGCATCGCCTGGATCGGCCCACATCCGGTGTTTTGCTGTTTGCCAGAGATCCGGACACTGCCCGCGCAGTTGGCCAGGCCATGATGGCGGGCGAGGTGGAGAAGACTTATCTGGCCATGGTCCGAGGCTGGGCGCCAGAATCCGGGGTGATTGATCACCCGCTGAAAGATGAGCCGGAAGACCGGCGTTTACGTGGAACTGAACAGCCTGTGCGGGAAGCGCTCACTCACTTCCGAAGGCTGGCGACCACTGAGATTCCGGTGGCCATTGAACGCTATCCCTCCAGCCGGTACAGCCTGGTTGAGCTGTACCCGAAGACCGGCCGAAAGCATCAGTTGCGCCGCCACATGAAGCACATTAACCATCCCATCATTGGCGACGCCAACCATGGCCGGGGGCGCCATAACCGGTATTTTGCTGAACGGTTTGGCGAGGGCCGGTTGATGCTGGCGGCTACCCGGCTGTCGTTGTTGCACCCGGTCTCCGGCGAAGCGCTGACACTGGTATCCGAGCCGGAAGAGAGCTTTCTCCGGGTGCTTGAAGTGTTTTCTCAGGCCCGGTTTAACAATTGGCTAAAAGTGTTTGATTAA
- a CDS encoding HD domain-containing phosphohydrolase produces the protein MLPNRQTAQVSLAFLIASAITLGMLILTLVLVGQSFRGMEQAKLTAAEATARQLATSVDDRINAITQPPSTALAVLRHDPLTGATNLDERLDRLPVLADILSSSPIVSAIYAGFGDGDFFLFRTLSSSGAVQFPDAPTGSHFLLQSLEREDEQRVGIWRFYDHGLNLIEHRVLESYDYDPRQRPWYQAAQSVSELQLSAPYVFFTTQETGLTLSQRASAQPSTVLGIDVTVNDLGAQLAQLRQTPGSQLAIVNDRGQLLASSELEQAAGAIIKTARLQQTEQGVGGFSAEGRDWYGVAVALDALPDESLSIVIAIPSDELLAEVWAALARQTLIAGAIALLLLVIGWFLGRQVGKPLEQLTDRVSQLSRFRFDTKVRSESHIREASQLSIALDEMAHTIRSFQNISTVLNRGQDLNQLLQDILEQIVSIVGQKRGAIYLFNIHDQKLELTVNGGLEIPSALRSIPPAADDNELIRILRSHIPGHSVFAILRNRRRKLIGVLIIEIEHGDKTELSDDLIQFVDEIAGSAAVAIETRELIESQQALLDGIIQLVANAIDAKSPYTGGHCERVPKLAQMLAEQAENASDGPFARFRMSEDERYEFRLAAWLHDCGKITSPEYVVDKAVKLETIHNRIHEIRTRFEVLHRDADIQYLKARLAGDHEHQARQQRDQLQETLQEEFAFLARVNQGSESMSDDDVARIHQIGNRTWLRNFNDRLGLSGDEQQALEHQPTPELPVMETLLADKPGHLRSWGDNIPPVRKDDPRNRWGFDMTLPEHAYNRGELHNLTVRYGTLTDEERFKINEHIVQTICMLDALPLPDRLANVPRLAGTHHERMDGNGYPCRLTGEDMSIPEKIMAIADVFEALTAVDRPYKRGKTLSESLGLMAVMVDKGHLDKDTFNLFLQSRTWLTYAQQHLRPEQIDPVDESLFMKP, from the coding sequence ATGCTGCCGAACCGCCAGACCGCACAGGTTTCGCTCGCTTTTCTGATCGCGTCCGCCATCACCCTGGGCATGCTCATTCTCACCCTGGTACTGGTGGGCCAGAGTTTCAGAGGCATGGAGCAGGCCAAACTAACGGCGGCAGAGGCCACGGCACGGCAACTGGCCACCAGCGTGGATGACCGTATCAACGCCATTACCCAGCCGCCCTCCACCGCCCTGGCAGTGCTCCGACATGACCCGTTAACGGGCGCAACCAACCTGGATGAACGGCTGGACCGACTGCCAGTGCTGGCCGATATTCTGTCCAGCAGCCCCATCGTCAGTGCTATTTACGCCGGTTTTGGTGACGGCGATTTCTTTCTCTTCCGCACCTTGAGCAGTTCGGGGGCCGTGCAGTTTCCGGATGCTCCCACTGGCAGTCACTTCCTGTTGCAAAGCCTCGAACGGGAAGATGAGCAACGGGTTGGGATATGGCGTTTCTACGATCACGGGCTAAACCTGATCGAGCATCGGGTGCTGGAAAGTTATGACTACGATCCCCGCCAACGCCCATGGTATCAGGCAGCCCAGAGCGTCAGCGAACTGCAGTTATCCGCGCCATACGTCTTCTTCACCACTCAGGAAACCGGGCTGACACTGTCTCAGCGGGCCAGTGCACAGCCTTCCACGGTCCTTGGCATTGACGTTACGGTGAACGATCTTGGCGCCCAGCTCGCCCAACTGCGCCAGACGCCCGGCAGCCAACTCGCCATCGTCAATGATCGAGGACAGTTGCTGGCCAGCTCAGAATTAGAGCAGGCGGCCGGTGCCATTATCAAAACCGCCCGGCTGCAGCAAACGGAACAGGGCGTCGGCGGTTTTTCCGCAGAAGGGCGTGACTGGTATGGCGTTGCCGTAGCACTGGATGCCCTGCCGGATGAGTCACTGTCGATTGTGATTGCCATTCCCTCTGATGAACTGCTTGCAGAAGTCTGGGCCGCACTGGCCAGGCAAACCCTCATTGCCGGCGCCATCGCCCTGCTGTTGCTGGTCATCGGCTGGTTTCTCGGGCGCCAGGTGGGCAAGCCGCTGGAGCAACTGACAGACAGAGTCAGCCAGCTGTCACGCTTCCGTTTCGACACCAAGGTTCGTTCCGAGTCTCACATCCGTGAGGCGTCGCAGTTGAGCATTGCGCTGGATGAGATGGCCCATACCATCCGCAGCTTCCAGAACATTTCCACCGTACTGAACCGCGGCCAGGACCTGAACCAGCTGCTGCAGGATATTCTCGAGCAGATCGTCAGTATCGTGGGCCAGAAACGCGGTGCGATCTACCTGTTCAACATTCACGATCAAAAACTCGAACTGACTGTGAATGGCGGCCTTGAAATACCCAGTGCACTCAGGTCTATCCCCCCTGCCGCCGATGACAACGAACTGATCCGTATTCTGCGCAGCCACATTCCGGGCCACTCAGTGTTTGCCATTCTCCGCAACCGCCGCCGCAAACTGATTGGCGTGTTGATTATCGAGATCGAGCACGGAGACAAAACAGAACTGAGCGATGACCTGATCCAGTTTGTTGACGAGATTGCCGGTTCTGCCGCCGTTGCCATCGAAACCCGTGAGCTGATCGAAAGCCAGCAGGCCCTGCTGGACGGCATCATTCAACTGGTGGCCAACGCCATCGACGCCAAATCACCCTACACCGGGGGTCACTGCGAGCGGGTGCCCAAATTGGCACAGATGTTGGCTGAACAGGCTGAAAACGCCAGTGATGGCCCGTTTGCCCGCTTCAGGATGTCCGAAGACGAACGTTATGAATTCCGCCTGGCCGCCTGGCTCCACGACTGCGGAAAGATCACCAGCCCGGAATATGTGGTTGATAAGGCGGTCAAGCTTGAGACCATTCACAATCGGATACATGAAATCCGCACCCGTTTTGAGGTGTTACACCGGGATGCCGACATCCAGTACCTGAAGGCTCGCCTGGCCGGCGACCATGAGCATCAGGCCAGACAACAACGGGATCAGTTGCAAGAAACCCTGCAGGAGGAATTCGCCTTTCTTGCGCGGGTCAATCAAGGCAGCGAATCCATGTCGGATGACGATGTCGCGCGCATTCACCAGATTGGCAACCGCACCTGGCTACGGAACTTTAACGACCGCCTGGGCTTGTCCGGCGACGAACAGCAAGCTCTAGAACACCAGCCAACACCCGAGCTACCCGTTATGGAAACCTTGCTGGCTGACAAACCCGGCCACTTGCGCAGCTGGGGCGACAATATTCCACCGGTGCGCAAAGACGACCCCCGTAACCGCTGGGGGTTCGATATGACCTTGCCGGAGCACGCCTACAATCGGGGTGAGCTGCACAACCTCACGGTGCGTTATGGCACCCTCACCGACGAAGAGCGATTCAAAATCAACGAGCATATCGTGCAGACCATTTGTATGCTGGATGCCCTGCCGCTGCCAGATCGGCTGGCCAATGTGCCGAGGCTAGCCGGCACCCACCACGAGCGAATGGACGGTAATGGCTACCCCTGCAGGCTGACGGGTGAAGACATGAGCATTCCGGAAAAAATCATGGCCATCGCCGATGTATTCGAAGCTCTCACCGCGGTAGACCGCCCCTACAAACGCGGTAAAACCCTCTCCGAGTCCCTGGGGCTGATGGCGGTTATGGTGGACAAAGGGCACCTGGACAAGGACACTTTTAACCTGTTTTTGCAGTCCCGCACCTGGCTGACCTACGCACAACAGCACCTGCGGCCGGAACAGATTGATCCGGTGGATGAAAGCCTGTTCATGAAGCCCTGA